In a genomic window of Flavobacterium lipolyticum:
- the lysA gene encoding diaminopimelate decarboxylase, with amino-acid sequence MLFFNLKFVNRQKSNKFAENSLQMQAKDLLQLADQFGSPLYVYDAEKIQSQYNRLTKAFSKVENLRVNYAMKALSNVAILQLLKNMGSGLDTVSIQEVQLGLHAGYDPDKIFFTPNGVSLEEIEEVAAMGVQINIDNLSILEQFGTKHPNIPVCIRINPHVMAGGNANISVGHIDSKFGISVHQIPHILRIVENTKMHIVGIHMHTGSDILDIEVFLYAAEILFDTAKHFKELQFLDFGSGFKVPYKKDDIETDIEELGKKLSKRFNSFCTEYGRDLTLIFEPGKFLVSEAGFFLAKVNVVKQTTSTVFAGVDSGFNHLIRPMFYGSQHHIENISNPKGKERFYSVVGYICETDTFANNRRISEITEGDILAFRNAGAYCFSMSSNYNSRYKPAEVLWMNGQGILIRAHETFEDLLKNQIPLPQEVAATV; translated from the coding sequence TTGTTATTTTTCAATTTAAAATTTGTCAATCGGCAAAAGAGTAATAAGTTTGCTGAAAATAGTTTACAGATGCAAGCAAAAGATTTACTGCAGTTAGCAGACCAATTTGGAAGTCCATTATATGTATATGATGCCGAAAAAATCCAATCTCAGTACAACAGGTTAACTAAAGCTTTCTCTAAGGTAGAAAACTTAAGAGTTAATTATGCCATGAAGGCATTGTCTAACGTTGCCATTCTTCAGCTATTAAAGAACATGGGATCTGGCTTAGATACGGTATCGATTCAGGAGGTTCAATTAGGCCTTCATGCCGGCTATGATCCTGACAAAATTTTCTTTACACCAAACGGAGTTTCTTTAGAAGAAATCGAAGAAGTAGCCGCAATGGGTGTACAGATCAACATTGACAATTTATCTATTTTAGAGCAATTCGGAACCAAACATCCTAATATACCGGTATGCATTCGTATCAATCCACACGTAATGGCGGGTGGAAATGCCAATATTTCCGTTGGACATATCGATAGTAAATTCGGAATCTCTGTTCACCAGATACCGCATATTTTGCGTATTGTTGAAAATACAAAAATGCATATTGTGGGGATTCACATGCACACAGGATCGGATATTTTAGATATCGAAGTATTCTTGTATGCCGCTGAAATCTTATTTGATACGGCTAAACATTTCAAAGAATTACAATTCTTAGATTTCGGAAGCGGATTCAAAGTGCCTTACAAAAAAGACGATATCGAAACGGATATTGAAGAATTAGGTAAAAAATTATCTAAAAGATTCAATTCTTTCTGTACAGAATACGGTAGAGATTTAACGTTGATTTTCGAACCCGGAAAATTCCTGGTGAGCGAAGCTGGTTTCTTCTTAGCCAAAGTAAACGTAGTAAAACAAACCACTTCGACAGTTTTCGCAGGGGTTGACAGTGGTTTCAACCACTTAATCCGTCCAATGTTTTACGGTTCACAGCACCATATTGAAAACATCTCCAACCCAAAAGGAAAAGAGCGTTTTTACTCGGTAGTAGGTTACATCTGCGAAACGGATACTTTTGCCAATAACCGCAGAATTTCAGAGATTACAGAAGGTGATATCTTAGCGTTCAGAAATGCAGGAGCTTATTGCTTCTCCATGTCTTCGAACTACAATTCAAGATACAAACCAGCCGAAGTTTTATGGATGAACGGTCAGGGAATCCTGATTCGTGCTCACGAAACTTTCGAAGATTTACTTAAAAATCAAATTCCGTTGCCACAAGAAGTTGCTGC